Genomic window (Streptomyces sp. NBC_01431):
TGACCGTCTTCGCGGGCGACGTCAAGATGCGCGACGACTACGTCAACTACACCGTCGACCTGGTCAAGAAGAACCGCACCCTGGTCCTCCTGCTCACCTCCTACCTGCCCTGGGGCTTCCTCGGTCTCGGTATCGCCCTGCTCTGCCTCTCCCTGTGGCTGGAGGCGCGCGGCCGCCGCCCCAGCGATCCGCCTCCTGCCGTGACGGAGCGGCTCGAACCCGTCATCGCCTGAGCCGCGCCTTGGTGAAGCGCGTCGCCTCGGCTGCCGTCGGATCCTCCGGCCACGGGTGCTTGGGATAGCGACCGCGCAACTCGGCGCGGACAGCGCGGTAGCCGTCGCGCCAGAAGTTCGCCAGGTCGGCGGTGACGGCGGCGGGCCGCCCGGCCGGAGAGAGCAGATGGACCACCACCGGCACCCCGGCCACCGTCGGCGTGCCGTCCAGGCCGAACATCTCCTGCAACTTCACGGCCAGGACCGGCTGTTCACCGCCGTACTCCACCCGGATCCGTGACCCGCTGGGCACCTCGATGCGCTCCGGGGCCAGCTCGTCGAGCCGGGCCGCCTCTCCGGTCGCCCACGGCAGCAGCCGGTTCAGCGCCTGCCCAGCCTCGATCCGCCCGAGGTCGGCCCTGCGCCGGGCCCGCGAGAGCTCGGGCTCCAGCCACTGCGCAGCCCGGTCGAGCAGCGCGGCGTCACAGACCTCAGGCCACGGATCCCCGAGCACCCGGTGCAAAAACGCGAGCCGTTCCCGCAGGCCCTGCGCATCACGGGTCCAGCGCAAAAGGCCGAGCCCGTCACGCGCCAGGCCTTCCAGCAGCGCGCCGCGTATGAGGGCCGGGTCCGGGTTCTTCAGTGGTCGCACCGACATCTCGACCGCGCCGAGCCGGGCCACCCGGCGGGCCACCACGTCACCGTCCTCCCAGTGCACCTCCTCGCCCTCCGTCAGCAGATGGCCCGCCGCGAGCCGGGCGGTCGGCTCGTCGATAACGGCGGCCAGGCGCACCCTCGCGGAGGCCGCCTGCACGGGCCGGTCGGCGACGGCCACCGCCAGCCAGCCGGCACTGCGCAGCCCCGAGCCCTCCGCCACCTCGGCTCCGGTGCCGGACACCATGAGGAAGGAGCCGCCGCCGCGCGCCCGCGCCACCCGTTCGGGGAACGCCAGCGCCGCGACGAGCCCTGCGGCGGCCTCGGCGGAGCTCTTCTGGGGGTGCTTCCCGGCGAACCCGGCGAGCCGCCGCACCTCCTGCGACCAGCGCGCGCTGTACGCGTCGCCGCCCCGGTGAGCCGTGCGCCAGGCCGCCGCCAGGTCGTCCCCGTACTCCCGCGGAGGTTCCTCGCTCAGCAGCGCCACCACTTCGGCAGCCCGCTGCCCGCCGACCTCGGCCGCGCCGTCGAGAAGGGCTCGGGCGAGGCGAGGGTGCAGGCCCAGCCGGGCCATCCGGGCGCCGCGATCGGTGGCCCGGCCGTGCTCGTCCACCGCGCCGATCGCCGTCAGCACGGAACGGGCCGCGGCCATCGCCCCCGCCGGCGGCGCGTCGAGAAGGGCGAGGCCGTCCGCCGACGGGTCGCCCCAGCAGGCGGCCTGCAAAGCGAAGGCAGCCAAGTCCGCGACCCGGATCTCGGGGGCCGGGAAGCGCGTCAGACGGATGTGCTCGGCCTCGGTCCAGCAGCGATAGACCGCGCCAGGTGCCTCCCGCCCGGCCCGGCCCGCGCGCTGGCGGGCCGCCGCACGAGAGGCCCGTACGGTCGTCAGCGCCCCGAGACCGCGGGCATGGTCCACGCGTGGCTCGCGAGCCAGGCCGCAGTCCACGACGATCCGCACGCCGGGCACGGTCAACGAGGACTCGGCGACGGAGGTGGCGAGAACCACCCGCCGCCCGGTGGATCCGGCGAGCACCGCGTCCTGGACAGAGGCAGGGGCCCGCCCGTGCACCTGGAGCACCTCGATTCCGGGAAGATCGCCCAACTGCCGTGCCACACGGGCGATTTCCCCCACGCCGGGCAGGAAGCAGAGCACATCCCCGTCCCGCTCGGCCAGCGCCCGCCGCACCGTCGAGGCCACATGCGTGAGCAGGGCCGGATCCACCCGCATGCCGTGCGGTGGCCGCACCGGCTGCGCGGGCGGCGCCCACACCACCTCCACCGGGTGCGCGATCCCGGCTGCCTCGACGACGGGCGCGTCCCCCAGCAGCCGTGCCCAGCCCTCGGCGTCGGTCGTCGCCGACGCCGCCACCAGACGCAGCTCCGGCCGCAGTGCCGCCCGCACATCGAGGAGGAAGGCGGCCACCGTGTCGGCGTCGAGGTGTCGCTCGTGGCACTCGTCGATGACCACGACATCGACGCCGCTCAACTCCTGGTCGCGTTGCAGGCGTTGGAGGAGCACGCCGGTGGTGACGACTTCGACCACCGTGTCCGGCCCCACGGACCGTTCGCCCCGCACGGTGAATCCGACCCGCTCGCCAGTGCGCTCGCCGAGCAGCCACGCCATGCGGCGCGCGGCCGCGCGGGCCGCTATCCGGCGCGGCTCGGCGACCACGACCCGGAGCACTGGGCCGCCGCCGACGAGCCCGGCGAGTACCAAGGGAACCAGCGTGGTCTTGCCCGTGCCGGGCGGCGCGCACAGCACGGCCGTCCCGTGCCCGTCGAGCGCGGTGAGCAGCTCGGGCACGGCGTCGCGTACCGGCAGGACGTCGAGTGCGTCGGTTCGGATCATGCGCTCAGTGTCGTACGTCTCGCCGGGCGGCGTGCGGCTCTGTCCACAGGCCCGGTGGTCTTGTATGACTATCCCCGGGTAACTCTGCCCCGAAGCCGGTCAGGCCCCGCCCGCCCCGGCCCCGGTCCCGTATGCATCGGGCCTGGAGGCATCCGGCCGGTGTGTCACTCGCGTACTACCACCCGCGCCTCGTAGGCACCCGGCCGGCGCGTGTCAGGCGTGTACGTATAGGTCCCACAGGCACCAGCCCCGTAGGCGCCCGGTCGATGAGTGCCAGCGGCGTACGTACAGGTCCTACCCGCGCCGGCCCCGTAGGTATCCGGCCCGCCCGCCTCAGTCCCGTACGCACACGAAGATCGCGGTTCCCGGGATCAGATTGCCCCGCAGCGGGGACCAGCCGCCCCACTCCTGGGTGTTCCAGGCCGGCCACTCCGGCTCGACGAGGTCCTCCAGGCGGAAGCCGCCCGCGACCACGTCCCGGACCCGGTCGCCCAGCGTGCGGTGGTGCTCCACGTAGACCGCCTCGCCGCTCTCGTCCTGCTCGACGTACGGCGTGCGGTCGAAATAGGAGGCGGCGACGGACAGGCCCTCGGGCCCCGGCTCGTCGGGGAACGCCCAGCGGATGGGGTGGGTGACCGAGAAGACCCAGCGGCCGCCGGGACGCAGTACCCGCCGCACCTCGCGGAAGACCTTCACCGGATCGGCCACGAAGGGGACCGCGCCGTACGCCGAGCACGCCAGGTCGAAACTGCCGTCCGCGAAGGGGAGCGCGCCCGCGTCCGCCTCGACCAGGGCGAATGTGCCTCCGTCGATGCGCAGGGCGTGCTGGAGCTGCCGGTGTGAGAGGTCCAGGGCCACCGGGCGGGCGCCCTGGGCGGCCAGCCAGCGGGAACACTGGGCGGCTCCGGCGCCGATCTCCAGGACGTCGAGTCCCTTCAGTGACCCGGCCGGGCCCAGCAGACGGGCATCCGACTCGTCCAGGCCCTCGGGCCCCCAGACGAAGCGGTCGTCGCCGAGGAACGCTCCGTGATCGGTCTGGTACTCGTCGGCGTTGCGGTCCCACCAGCCCCGGCTGGCCCGGCTGCTCTCCGTGTCCCCGGCGGCACGCCGAGTCGCCTCCGGCTCGGATTCGGGGCCGTTCTCGGACTCGTACGCTTGGATCTCTTGGCTCATCGTGTCCGTCGTTGTAGTTTGCGCGGAACGCGACCTCGTGTTCCGGAGAGGTCTGCGGGGCCCATCGTGGCCTCGGGGAACCTTAGTTGTGCCGGGAATGCGGGGATCCGCCCCGGGTGTGCGCCTTCGCGCATTGACCCTGTCCGGCTGCCCCCGTATGCTACAAGTTGCGCTGCGAGCCTGCGCACCTCAGACCTAGCAGGCGCGCTTCCATCTGTTGTATGTCCCCTCGGTTCTCGAGGCGCCATCCGGACCGACCCGGATTGGTGCTTCCCAGGCTGTCCGGCTTCTGCAGAGGCGATACGGGCTCTCGGCGTGGCAGTACCTACGACTTTCTGTCCGTAACCGGAGCCCTTTCCCACATGACGAGCAGCACCGAGACCACCTCTACCACTCCGCAGGTAGCGGTCAACGACATCGGTAACGAGGAAGCCTTCCTCGCCGCGATCGACGAGACGATCAAGTACTTCAACGACGGCGACATCGTCGACGGCGTCATCGTGAAGGTCGACCGGGACGAGGTCCTGCTCGACATCGGTTACAAGACCGAAGGCGTGATCCCGAGCCG
Coding sequences:
- the hrpB gene encoding ATP-dependent helicase HrpB gives rise to the protein MIRTDALDVLPVRDAVPELLTALDGHGTAVLCAPPGTGKTTLVPLVLAGLVGGGPVLRVVVAEPRRIAARAAARRMAWLLGERTGERVGFTVRGERSVGPDTVVEVVTTGVLLQRLQRDQELSGVDVVVIDECHERHLDADTVAAFLLDVRAALRPELRLVAASATTDAEGWARLLGDAPVVEAAGIAHPVEVVWAPPAQPVRPPHGMRVDPALLTHVASTVRRALAERDGDVLCFLPGVGEIARVARQLGDLPGIEVLQVHGRAPASVQDAVLAGSTGRRVVLATSVAESSLTVPGVRIVVDCGLAREPRVDHARGLGALTTVRASRAAARQRAGRAGREAPGAVYRCWTEAEHIRLTRFPAPEIRVADLAAFALQAACWGDPSADGLALLDAPPAGAMAAARSVLTAIGAVDEHGRATDRGARMARLGLHPRLARALLDGAAEVGGQRAAEVVALLSEEPPREYGDDLAAAWRTAHRGGDAYSARWSQEVRRLAGFAGKHPQKSSAEAAAGLVAALAFPERVARARGGGSFLMVSGTGAEVAEGSGLRSAGWLAVAVADRPVQAASARVRLAAVIDEPTARLAAGHLLTEGEEVHWEDGDVVARRVARLGAVEMSVRPLKNPDPALIRGALLEGLARDGLGLLRWTRDAQGLRERLAFLHRVLGDPWPEVCDAALLDRAAQWLEPELSRARRRADLGRIEAGQALNRLLPWATGEAARLDELAPERIEVPSGSRIRVEYGGEQPVLAVKLQEMFGLDGTPTVAGVPVVVHLLSPAGRPAAVTADLANFWRDGYRAVRAELRGRYPKHPWPEDPTAAEATRFTKARLRR
- a CDS encoding class I SAM-dependent methyltransferase; protein product: MSQEIQAYESENGPESEPEATRRAAGDTESSRASRGWWDRNADEYQTDHGAFLGDDRFVWGPEGLDESDARLLGPAGSLKGLDVLEIGAGAAQCSRWLAAQGARPVALDLSHRQLQHALRIDGGTFALVEADAGALPFADGSFDLACSAYGAVPFVADPVKVFREVRRVLRPGGRWVFSVTHPIRWAFPDEPGPEGLSVAASYFDRTPYVEQDESGEAVYVEHHRTLGDRVRDVVAGGFRLEDLVEPEWPAWNTQEWGGWSPLRGNLIPGTAIFVCVRD